In a single window of the Desulfovibrio psychrotolerans genome:
- a CDS encoding IMP cyclohydrolase: protein MDLLPIKRALLSVTDKSGLVEFATFLHGRGVELVSTGGTARMLSEAGLKVTPVSKVTGFPEILGGRVKTLHPHIHGGILADKDNPEHLATLKELGIVAFDLIVVNLYNFAEAARKGLDLKAAVEEIDIGGPCMLRATAKNFHSMLVLPDPADYAEATAELDASDMRVGLDFRRRMAAKTFARTAAYDGMITEYLSAHNV from the coding sequence ATGGACCTTTTACCCATCAAACGGGCGCTGCTCAGCGTTACCGACAAGTCAGGACTGGTGGAGTTTGCCACCTTCCTGCACGGGCGCGGCGTGGAGCTGGTTTCTACCGGCGGCACGGCGCGCATGCTTTCCGAGGCGGGGTTGAAGGTCACGCCTGTAAGCAAGGTTACGGGGTTTCCGGAGATACTCGGCGGACGCGTGAAGACGCTGCATCCGCATATCCACGGGGGTATTCTGGCGGACAAGGACAACCCGGAGCACCTTGCCACCCTCAAGGAACTGGGCATTGTTGCCTTTGACCTCATTGTGGTGAACCTGTACAACTTTGCGGAAGCCGCCCGGAAGGGATTGGATCTTAAGGCTGCCGTGGAGGAGATAGACATCGGCGGACCCTGTATGCTGCGGGCGACAGCCAAAAACTTTCACAGCATGCTCGTGCTGCCGGACCCGGCGGATTACGCCGAAGCTACGGCAGAGCTTGATGCCAGCGACATGCGTGTGGGGCTGGATTTCCGCCGCCGCATGGCAGCCAAGACCTTTGCCCGTACCGCCGCCTATGACGGCATGATTACGGAGTACCTTTCCGCCCATAACGTGTAG
- the hflX gene encoding GTPase HflX: protein MARQVGLLIDRQGRAQLVIVGDTGAIYIPELPRSRQGTARLRGLRLVHTHLADTLLSQEDMMDMLFLRLDSVGVLTVDEFGGPERFQYAHLLPSVVSGAGAGEQEAEQGGRAADGEEGENKGYRVFPAVPWDRVDADFNALTEALEDEMARALSDARVADGDGERAVLVSVGTQPRSLQELYLDELQELARTAGIAVVGRIVQRVPQVNHKLILGKGKLAELEVLCLQGNAGMVVFDGELAPAQLRNLTDATERKVLDRTQLILDIFAQHATSRAGKLQVEMAQLQYTMPRLVGKNRAMDRLMGGIGGRGPGETKLETDRRKIRDRISRIKGELETLRRQRGYARDRRAKARVPVAALVGYTNAGKSTTLNTLTHSDVLAENKLFATLDPTTRRLRFPQERELILTDTVGFIRNLPKELKEAFEATLEELEAADLLIHVADAGHPEVERQIQAVESILTDMQLHEIPSVLVLNKWDMLDDEARFALRQAHPQAICICARTGEGLDGLSAAIISRIDWERGMVVA from the coding sequence ATTGCGCGGCAGGTGGGGCTGCTCATAGACAGGCAGGGGCGGGCGCAACTGGTCATCGTGGGCGACACCGGGGCCATATACATACCGGAGCTTCCCCGCTCGCGGCAGGGAACAGCGCGCCTGCGCGGGCTGCGCCTTGTGCATACCCATCTTGCCGATACGCTTCTTTCGCAGGAAGACATGATGGACATGCTTTTTCTGCGGCTGGACTCGGTGGGCGTGCTCACGGTGGATGAGTTCGGCGGGCCGGAACGCTTTCAGTACGCGCATCTGCTGCCCTCTGTGGTAAGTGGCGCAGGGGCGGGAGAGCAGGAAGCGGAACAGGGCGGACGTGCTGCGGATGGAGAAGAGGGCGAAAACAAGGGGTACCGGGTTTTTCCCGCTGTGCCGTGGGACCGGGTGGATGCAGACTTCAACGCACTGACCGAGGCGCTGGAAGATGAAATGGCGCGCGCCCTTTCCGACGCACGGGTGGCGGACGGCGACGGCGAGCGGGCAGTGCTGGTGAGCGTGGGCACGCAGCCGCGCAGCCTGCAGGAGCTGTATCTGGACGAGTTACAGGAGCTGGCGCGCACGGCGGGTATTGCCGTGGTGGGGCGCATAGTGCAGCGCGTGCCGCAGGTGAACCACAAGCTCATACTCGGCAAGGGCAAGCTGGCAGAGCTGGAAGTGCTGTGCCTGCAGGGTAACGCGGGGATGGTGGTCTTTGACGGTGAGCTTGCTCCCGCGCAGTTGCGTAACCTTACCGATGCCACGGAGCGCAAGGTGCTGGACCGTACCCAGCTTATTCTGGATATCTTTGCCCAGCACGCCACCTCGCGGGCGGGCAAGCTCCAGGTGGAAATGGCGCAGTTGCAGTATACCATGCCCCGTCTGGTGGGTAAGAACAGGGCCATGGACAGGCTTATGGGCGGCATAGGGGGGCGCGGTCCCGGTGAGACCAAGCTGGAGACGGACCGGCGCAAGATACGTGACCGTATAAGCCGCATTAAGGGCGAACTGGAAACGCTGCGCAGGCAGCGCGGTTATGCGCGCGACCGCAGGGCAAAGGCGCGTGTACCTGTGGCGGCATTGGTGGGGTATACCAATGCGGGCAAGTCCACCACGCTGAACACGCTGACCCATTCGGACGTGCTGGCGGAAAACAAACTTTTTGCCACGCTGGACCCCACCACCCGACGGCTGCGTTTTCCGCAGGAGCGGGAACTTATTCTCACGGACACGGTGGGCTTCATCCGCAACCTGCCCAAGGAGCTCAAGGAGGCGTTTGAAGCCACCCTTGAGGAGCTGGAGGCGGCGGACCTGCTTATCCACGTGGCGGATGCCGGGCACCCGGAGGTGGAGCGGCAGATTCAGGCCGTGGAGTCCATTCTCACGGACATGCAGCTGCACGAGATTCCCTCTGTGCTGGTGCTGAACAAGTGGGATATGCTGGACGATGAGGCGCGGTTCGCGCTGCGGCAGGCGCACCCGCAGGCCATATGCATCTGCGCCCGCACGGGAGAAGGGCTGGACGGGCTTTCTGCCGCCATCATCAGCCGCATTGACTGGGAACGGGGCATGGTGGTTGCGTAG